One part of the Solanum dulcamara chromosome 8, daSolDulc1.2, whole genome shotgun sequence genome encodes these proteins:
- the LOC129898759 gene encoding protein POLLEN DEFECTIVE IN GUIDANCE 1 yields MALRSTGRKVSFDILSTSILDDDHNYDSSIFATYLRSNSDPSPQLLPINGATSPTASRKKKKKKKKHKRMTEHSTISELPVTDEQLDRSFPVGESNGYCYSVAQSSSVVVCEEHETLPLPHSNCSVSSVTGLPFGELRQRNVMVNGVSEESVASPQIAERESESVKELESRSNSTVELDLNMDGIAGRSLEKEVSLDWKKLMAEDLNQTFPVDKSPVKCFMEEMYAGNSLRSTVALGNEKERERVYDTIFRLPWRCELLIDVGFFVCLDSFLSLLTVMPSRLIMICWRFLKTRQFKKLSAVELSDIGCCVALSSGAILLQQTDISLIYHMIRGQGTIKLYVVYNVLEVFDKLFQSFGGDVMQTLFNTAEGLANSSTESMQYWIRRFIVDEVVAVASSIVHSFILLAQAITLSTCIVAHNNALFALLVSNNFAEIKSNVFKRYSKDNVHNLVYYDSVERFHISAFLLFVLAQNLLEADGPWFGSFICNALVVYVGEMTIDIIKHSFIAKFNNIKPIAFSEFLEDLCKQTLNVQTDNVKNNLTFVPLAPACVVIRVLRPVFAAHLPYNPLPWRLFWIFLLSAMTFVMLASLKVMISIGLKKHARWYINRCQRRKLHSD; encoded by the exons ATGGCGTTGAGATCAACTGGACGTAAGGTCTCATTTGACATTCTCTCAACTTCTATCCTAGACGACGATCACAACTACGATTCCTCCATCTTCGCGACTTACCTCCGATCAAATTCCGATCCTTCTCCTCAGCTTCTTCCGATCAATGGCGCCACAAGCCCTACCGCAAGTcgcaagaagaagaagaaaaagaagaagcatAAGAGAATGACAGAGCATTCCACAATTTCCGAACTTCCTGTCACGGACGAGCAGCTAGACCGCTCATTTCCCGTGGGAGAATCTAACGGTTACTGTTACAGTGTTGCTCAGAGCAGTAGTGTTGTGGTATGCGAGGAACATGAGACGCTGCCGCTGCCTCACAGTAATTGTTCAGTGAGTTCAGTTACTGGACTTCCGTTTGGGGAGTTGAGACAGAGAAATGTAATGGTTAATGGAGTGAGCGAAGAGAGTGTTGCGTCACCACAGATAGCCGAGAGAGAAAGTGAAAGTGTTAAGGAATTGGAATCGAGGTCAAATTCGACAGTTGAACTGGATTTGAATATGGATGGGATTGCAGGGAGGAGTTTGGAGAAGGAAGTGTCTTTAGATTGGAAGAAGTTGATGGCTGAAGATCTCAACC AAACATTTCCTGTGGATAAGTCACCAGTGAAGTGCTTCATGGAAGAGATGTATGCTGGTAATTCTTTAAGGAGTACGGTTGCCCTTGGGAATGAGAAAGAGCGGGAAAGAGTTTATGATACCATATTCCGCTTACCATGGCGATGCGAGCTG CTTATTGATGTTGGCTTTTTTGTCTGCTTGGATTCATTCCTTTCACTGCTAACTGTTATGCCCTCGAGGTTAATCATGATCTGTTGGAGGTTTCTGAAAACAAG GCAGTTCAAGAAACTTTCTGCAGTTGAGCTTTCTGATATTGGATGTTGTGTCGCCCTGTCTAGTGGAGCGATTTTGTTGCAACAAACAG ATATCAGCTTAATCTATCACATGATTCGTGGTCAAGGAACGATCAAGCTTTATGTGGTTTACAATGTGTTGGAG GTTTTTGATAAACTATTCCAAAGCTTTGGTGGAGATGTGATGCAGACTCTCTTTAATACAGCAGAAGGGCTTGCAAATAGCTCAACGGAAAGTATGCAATACTGGATTAGAAGATTTATTGTGGATGAAGTTGTAGCTGTGGCTTCATCAA TTGTTCATTCTTTCATTCTGCTAGCTCAAGCCATCACTTTGTCAACCTGTATAGTTGCCCACAACAACGCATTATTTGCTTTGCTAGTATCAAACAATTTTGCGGAAATAAAGAGCAACGTATTCAAACGCTACAGCAAGGATAACGTTCACAATCTAGTATATTATG ATTCAGTGGAACGGTTCCATATTTCAGCATTTCTCTTATTTGTCTTAGCTCAAAACCTTCTGGAGGCTGATGGACCTTGGTTTGGAAGTTTTATTTGT AATGCACTTGTCGTCTACGTAGGTGAGATGACAATTGATATCATCAAGCATTCATTCATTGCAAAATTTAACAACATCAAACCAATTGCGTTTTCAGAATTTCTTGAAGATCTCTGTAAGCAG ACACTGAATGTTCAAACAGACAATGTAAAGAATAACCTCACTTTCGTCCCTTTGGCGCCTGCTTGTGTG GTAATCCGTGTGTTGCGTCCTGTGTTTGCTGCTCATCTTCCCTATAATCCACTACCGTGGAGGCTCTTTTGGATTTTCCTTCTGTCTGCAATGACATTTGTTATGCTTGCAAGCCTTAAAGTAATGATTAGCATTGGCCTCAAAAAACATGCTAGATGGTACATAAACAGATGCCAGAGGAGAAAACTTCACAGCGACTAA